One segment of Mycoplasma sp. E35C DNA contains the following:
- the dnaX gene encoding DNA polymerase III subunit gamma/tau, producing MINFYQKYRPRNLSTIIGQSHVTKILLKASANDQLANAYIFQGSRGIGKTSISKILAKAYNCLDKKNGDVCNQCSACKLIDENKSQDVYELDAATNNGVDEIRKIIDTINYSPMNLKTKVYILDEAHMLSTGAWNALLKTLEDPPKHVAFIFATTEFHKIPLTVVSRCQSFNFKKLELQEIIDVLNNVVKNEELKIQSEAISKIAVLASGSARDSLSILQQLAYDKNNEITLDKINETFGLINLEIKLSFLDLINKKDYEGIVNLLNEVETKGINFALFIQDFFAILLDLYIFDRTRKENLLKVLDLNQVRKINYRGVNLSNLCEKINNLLATKTFHNNLKESLILLVFEYFDEYNNFRYDYLALQENISNQTRTNKVDKQQEIKPIVEIKKQEINQQIKQDLIQPIKSPNVELIKQVDQPIKQDFIQSEQQEQITKKTRASKTKKPSEPELIEQPIVENNTQELTEEFSTAEINAVDKFKAFSDEQIDEYLDAIVYCVFNDKSLMLKDGTERFNAMQKKFQQGNDKEMALYKNSDSYLTNAKPFAITNKAAILIKDDEQDAAIINAHDYDNNKVHTINYIFNREIYVFATTKEILGPKFKKVQQLKPTDKKDLDKINYYKNLYDSLDVKILKKIKKQKTQAENLKDLLLKKTK from the coding sequence ATGATTAATTTTTATCAAAAATACCGTCCAAGAAATTTATCAACAATCATTGGACAATCTCATGTTACTAAGATTTTATTAAAAGCCAGTGCTAATGATCAGTTGGCTAATGCTTATATTTTTCAAGGATCAAGAGGGATTGGAAAAACTTCGATTTCCAAAATTTTAGCCAAAGCATATAACTGTCTTGATAAAAAAAATGGTGATGTTTGCAACCAATGTTCTGCTTGTAAATTGATTGATGAAAACAAGTCACAAGATGTTTATGAACTTGACGCAGCTACCAACAACGGGGTTGATGAAATTAGAAAGATAATTGATACCATCAATTATTCTCCAATGAATTTAAAAACTAAGGTTTATATTCTTGATGAAGCTCATATGTTAAGCACGGGTGCTTGAAATGCTTTATTAAAAACCTTAGAAGATCCACCAAAACACGTTGCTTTTATTTTTGCCACCACTGAATTTCATAAGATCCCTTTAACCGTAGTTTCACGATGCCAAAGCTTTAATTTTAAGAAATTAGAACTTCAAGAAATTATTGATGTTTTAAATAATGTTGTTAAGAATGAAGAATTAAAAATCCAATCAGAAGCAATTAGTAAGATTGCTGTTTTAGCTTCTGGTTCAGCTCGCGATTCATTAAGTATTTTGCAACAATTAGCTTATGATAAAAACAATGAAATAACGCTTGATAAAATTAATGAAACTTTTGGTTTAATTAATTTAGAAATCAAGCTAAGTTTTTTAGATTTAATTAATAAAAAAGATTATGAAGGGATTGTTAATTTATTAAATGAAGTAGAAACTAAAGGAATTAATTTTGCTTTATTTATTCAAGACTTTTTTGCTATCTTATTAGACCTATATATTTTTGATCGAACCCGCAAAGAAAACTTATTAAAAGTTTTGGATTTAAATCAAGTTAGAAAGATTAATTACAGAGGTGTTAATTTATCAAATTTATGCGAAAAAATTAACAATTTATTAGCAACAAAAACATTTCATAATAACCTAAAAGAAAGTTTAATTTTATTAGTTTTTGAATACTTTGATGAATACAATAATTTTAGATATGATTATCTAGCATTACAAGAAAATATATCTAATCAAACAAGAACTAATAAAGTTGATAAACAACAAGAAATTAAACCTATTGTTGAGATTAAAAAACAAGAGATTAATCAACAGATTAAACAAGATCTTATTCAACCAATTAAATCACCTAACGTTGAATTAATTAAACAAGTAGATCAACCAATTAAACAAGATTTTATTCAATCAGAACAACAAGAACAAATAACTAAAAAAACCAGAGCATCAAAAACTAAAAAACCATCTGAACCCGAATTGATTGAACAACCTATTGTTGAAAATAATACCCAAGAACTAACTGAAGAATTTAGCACGGCTGAAATTAATGCTGTTGATAAGTTTAAAGCATTTAGTGATGAACAAATTGATGAATATTTAGATGCAATTGTTTATTGCGTATTTAATGATAAAAGCTTAATGCTTAAAGATGGCACGGAGCGTTTTAATGCCATGCAAAAAAAGTTCCAACAAGGTAATGATAAAGAAATGGCATTATACAAAAATTCAGACTCATACCTGACAAATGCTAAACCATTTGCAATCACGAATAAAGCTGCAATTTTAATTAAGGACGATGAACAAGATGCAGCCATCATCAATGCTCATGATTATGACAATAACAAAGTTCATACGATTAATTACATCTTTAATCGTGAAATCTATGTCTTTGCTACAACCAAAGAAATTTTAGGTCCGAAATTCAAAAAAGTCCAACAACTAAAACCA
- a CDS encoding NUDIX domain-containing protein: MKDKLLHETEWLNLYQTDKGFIYAQRKSVNSIASLCFKHVGDEVMYLIHYQPQPELKSKKCWNDLYPCPITGAIDPNETPLQAAIRETYEEGGIKVDLNQFHDQIYFVPSTQMNEIVYCFIFDVTNLEQEEPKTDGTLFESVSINKWMTQSEVEDILFKNKEIYLTSLLNAYCLVQKHLKDLKN; this comes from the coding sequence ATGAAAGATAAATTGCTGCATGAAACTGAATGATTAAACCTTTATCAAACTGATAAAGGGTTTATCTATGCTCAAAGAAAATCAGTTAATAGCATTGCTTCATTATGTTTTAAGCATGTTGGTGATGAAGTAATGTATTTAATTCATTACCAACCACAACCAGAATTAAAAAGTAAGAAGTGTTGAAACGATCTATATCCTTGTCCGATTACAGGAGCGATTGATCCCAACGAAACACCCCTACAAGCAGCAATCAGAGAAACCTATGAAGAAGGTGGAATCAAGGTTGATTTAAACCAATTTCATGATCAGATTTATTTTGTTCCTTCAACCCAGATGAATGAGATTGTTTATTGTTTTATTTTTGATGTAACTAATTTAGAACAAGAAGAACCAAAAACAGATGGAACACTTTTTGAATCGGTTTCAATTAATAAATGAATGACTCAATCTGAAGTCGAAGACATCTTGTTTAAGAACAAAGAAATTTATTTAACCAGTTTATTGAACGCTTATTGCTTAGTGCAAAAACACTTAAAGGATCTTAAAAATTAA
- the ruvB gene encoding Holliday junction branch migration DNA helicase RuvB: MKLARPKNFDEFIGKVELKQKLLTFINASINQNKALDHVLFYGPPGVGKTSLAQIIANELKSKIKILQASQIQKPADLLNAFSLLSKNDVLFIDEIHSLNPTIMELLFPIMEDYVVDILIGKEFNSKFTRMKLPPFTLIGATTMYGRIIDPLEERFGILLKLDYYQDEEIYEIIKAANLKDKIKLNDHECQTIAINSKGTPRNALRIYKRVMDFKLFNPNEKIDVILNKLNIHKYGLSNLDLEYLKAFDNNPKLYLGLKSISLISGIDPFTIESKIEPYLIKLNLIKKTLKGRQITNKAVTYLEDN, translated from the coding sequence ATGAAGTTAGCTAGACCAAAAAATTTTGATGAGTTTATTGGTAAGGTTGAGTTAAAGCAAAAACTTTTAACTTTTATTAATGCTTCGATTAACCAAAATAAAGCTCTTGATCATGTCTTATTTTATGGACCACCTGGTGTTGGCAAAACATCATTGGCGCAAATTATTGCAAATGAATTAAAATCCAAAATCAAGATCTTACAAGCATCACAAATTCAAAAACCTGCTGATTTACTCAACGCTTTTTCGTTATTATCTAAAAATGATGTTTTATTCATTGATGAAATTCATTCATTAAACCCAACAATAATGGAACTATTATTTCCGATCATGGAAGATTATGTTGTTGACATTTTAATTGGTAAAGAATTTAATTCGAAATTTACCAGAATGAAGCTACCACCATTCACCTTAATTGGAGCAACAACAATGTATGGTCGGATTATTGATCCATTAGAAGAACGCTTTGGCATTTTATTAAAACTTGATTATTATCAAGATGAAGAAATTTATGAAATTATAAAAGCAGCTAATCTGAAAGATAAGATTAAATTAAATGATCATGAGTGTCAAACGATTGCGATTAATTCCAAAGGCACACCAAGAAATGCATTAAGAATTTATAAACGAGTTATGGATTTTAAATTATTTAATCCAAATGAAAAAATTGATGTCATTCTTAACAAACTTAATATTCATAAATACGGTTTATCAAACCTTGATTTAGAATATCTAAAAGCCTTTGATAATAACCCTAAATTATATTTAGGATTGAAATCAATATCGTTAATTAGTGGTATTGATCCGTTTACCATTGAATCGAAAATTGAGCCTTATTTAATTAAACTGAATTTAATTAAAAAGACCCTAAAAGGACGTCAGATTACTAATAAAGCTGTGACATACCTAGAAGATAATTAG
- the ruvA gene encoding Holliday junction branch migration protein RuvA, with amino-acid sequence MITSVYAKIEYVTDTKMLFVSNNWGYWVNVKPNSGFSRTESNALIFIHQLSVVNQNNMISNEIYAFKTLKEKEFFKSLLTINGIGPKTAINIMANPTNELIDLIKNNDLNGLMKLENINKKVATILLMSDLANKNYFPSETNNQKQDNFDSKSDDNKTDDENKNNELSSELIVEAVDCLLTLGYKQQQIEDALCQIDLNENLISDSADLVAMIIKQIGLRTNEVS; translated from the coding sequence ATGATTACTTCTGTATATGCAAAAATAGAATATGTAACAGACACAAAAATGTTGTTTGTATCCAATAACTGAGGTTATTGAGTTAATGTAAAACCTAACAGTGGTTTTAGTAGAACTGAAAGCAATGCTTTAATTTTTATTCATCAACTTAGCGTTGTTAATCAAAATAATATGATTAGCAATGAAATTTATGCTTTTAAAACCCTTAAAGAAAAAGAGTTTTTCAAGAGTTTATTAACAATTAATGGTATTGGTCCAAAAACAGCAATTAACATTATGGCAAATCCAACCAATGAGCTTATTGATCTAATTAAAAACAATGATCTTAATGGTTTGATGAAACTTGAAAACATTAATAAAAAAGTTGCCACAATTTTATTAATGTCAGATCTTGCTAATAAGAATTATTTCCCAAGTGAAACTAATAATCAAAAACAAGATAATTTTGATAGCAAATCTGATGACAATAAAACTGATGATGAAAATAAAAACAATGAACTATCATCAGAATTAATTGTTGAAGCTGTTGATTGTTTATTGACATTAGGTTATAAGCAACAACAGATTGAAGATGCTTTGTGTCAAATTGATTTAAATGAAAATTTAATTAGTGACTCAGCTGATTTAGTGGCCATGATTATTAAACAAATTGGTTTAAGAACCAATGAAGTTAGCTAG